In the genome of Bacteroidales bacterium, one region contains:
- a CDS encoding discoidin domain-containing protein translates to MKTILFFISWIFALYFVSCADMNENVDEYLNQGEIIYIAKSDSVKLFAGRERFLLTFWLSDPRTSELRIYWSQKADFLSIPITEADLGNQIDAYIGRNEKTIEEGNYTLQLIAYDILGNASITDEYNVNVYGETFASQQASTPKFIKKAAYSVVEDSLSIIFGSTASSREYGINLTYTDNNGVYQSLNYTSEKIKSELNDSLSIMGIDISQPISYVTKYLPETTAIDTFYTEVTVIEPRITYPTFNVALGKTVTHSDCNPANNTGQMAVDGIKTGNETRWVSDDLNGEHWIIIDLGQEYVISGFKTWGGSPAQAQFRFEAEIDGAWVPLVTMGGNTLLEYSAEFDEVATSKVRYYIPAYTTNRVRLYEIEVYGRQP, encoded by the coding sequence ATGAAAACAATATTATTTTTTATCAGTTGGATATTTGCATTGTATTTCGTATCCTGTGCGGATATGAACGAAAATGTGGATGAGTATTTAAATCAGGGAGAAATAATCTATATTGCGAAATCGGATTCAGTAAAACTCTTTGCAGGACGTGAGCGTTTTTTACTGACTTTCTGGTTATCCGATCCGCGTACCAGCGAATTACGGATATACTGGTCGCAAAAAGCAGATTTTCTCAGTATCCCGATAACCGAAGCCGATTTGGGAAATCAAATTGATGCATATATAGGAAGAAATGAAAAAACAATCGAAGAGGGTAATTACACCCTGCAGCTGATAGCCTATGATATATTAGGGAACGCCTCGATTACAGATGAATACAATGTAAATGTTTATGGAGAAACATTTGCCAGTCAGCAGGCATCTACACCCAAATTTATTAAAAAAGCGGCATATAGTGTTGTGGAAGATTCACTGTCAATTATTTTTGGAAGTACGGCATCATCAAGAGAATATGGCATCAATCTGACATATACGGATAATAATGGCGTGTATCAAAGCCTGAATTACACTTCGGAAAAAATAAAGAGCGAATTGAACGACTCTTTGTCTATCATGGGGATCGATATTTCACAACCCATATCGTACGTCACCAAATATCTTCCCGAAACCACCGCTATCGATACATTTTATACGGAAGTTACGGTGATCGAACCCAGAATTACTTATCCTACATTCAATGTTGCTTTGGGTAAAACAGTAACACATAGCGATTGTAATCCTGCAAACAATACCGGACAAATGGCAGTTGACGGGATAAAGACAGGTAATGAAACGCGATGGGTATCTGATGATTTGAATGGAGAACACTGGATCATCATTGATCTGGGGCAGGAATATGTCATCAGTGGTTTCAAAACATGGGGTGGTTCTCCTGCACAGGCTCAGTTCAGATTTGAAGCGGAAATTGATGGAGCCTGGGTTCCGCTTGTTACCATGGGTGGGAATACTCTATTGGAATATTCCGCCGAATTTGATGAAGTAGCTACCAGTAAAGTCAGGTATTATATT